From a single Hemitrygon akajei chromosome 28, sHemAka1.3, whole genome shotgun sequence genomic region:
- the LOC140717480 gene encoding histone H2B 1/2-like, whose amino-acid sequence MPEPAKSAPKKGAKKALPKSAGKAGKKRKRLRKESYSIYIYKVMKQVHPDTGISSKAMSIMNSFVNDIFERIGGEASRLAHYNKRSTISSREIQTAVRLLLPGELAKHAVSEGTKAVTKYTSSK is encoded by the coding sequence ATGCCTGAGCCAGCGAAATCCGCTCCGAAGAAGGGCGCCAAGAAAGCTCTGCCTAAATCAGCGGGCAAGGCAGGTAAGAAACGCAAGAGGCTGAGGAAGGAGAGTTACTCCATCTACATCTACAAAGTGATGAAGCAGGTTCACCCCGACACAGGCATCTCCTCCAAGGCCATGAGCATCATGAACTCGTTCGTGAACGATATCTTCGAGCGCATCGGGGGCGAGGCTTCCCGCCTGGCCCATTACAACAAGCGGTCCACCATCAGCTCCCGGGAGATCCAGACCGCCGTGCGCCTGCTGCTGCCCGGGGAGCTGGCCAAGCACGCCGTGTCCGAAGGGACAAAGGCGGTGACCAAGTACACCAGCTCCAAGTAA
- the LOC140717481 gene encoding histone H1-like — protein sequence MTETAPAETAPPAAPAAAKKTPKKKAAARSKPTGPSLGEQIEKIVAGCHDRKGMSGTAIIKALAGSGVDVVKRRHQVKMSIKRKVESGSLVQAKGSGISGSFKSGKGKTAVKVVKKAKKPAAKKSPSKKLGAKKPSAKKVGVKKPAAKKAGGKKPAAKKAAAKKPAAKKPAAKKAAAKKPAAKKAAPKPKSPKKAAAPKTKAAKKPKAKSAKPKKTAVKK from the coding sequence ATGACTGAGACAGCACCCGCCGAAACGGCTCCTCCAGCCGCACCCGCCGCCGCAAAGAAGACTCCCAAGAAGAAGGCGGCTGCCCGGAGCAAACCAACCGGTCCCTCGCTGGGCGAACAGATCGAAAAGATCGTGGCGGGTTGTCACGATAGGAAGGGTATGTCCGGTACGGCCATCATTAAGGCTCTGGCCGGCAGCGGTGTCGATGTGGTGAAACGTCGCCACCAGGTCAAAATGAGCATCAAGAGGAAAGTGGAAAGCGGATCCTTGGTTCAGGCCAAGGGCTCGGGTATTTCGGGATCCTTTAAATCCGGTAAAGGAAAAACTGCCgtgaaggtggtgaagaaagcgaagAAGCCAGCGGCAAAGAAATCTCCCAGCAAGAAGCTTGGCGCCAAGAAACCATCGGCTAAAAAAGTGGGAGTTAAGAAACCAGCAGCTAAAAAAGCGGGAGGTAAGAAACCAGCGGCTAAAAAAGCGGCAGCAAAGAAGCCCGCGGCTAAGAAACCAGCAGCTAAGAAAGCGGCAGCTAAGAAACCCGCGGCTAAGAAAGCGGCGCCGAAGCCCAAGAGCCCCAAGAAAGCCGCAGCCCCGAAGACGAAGGCGGCCAAGAAGCCGAAGGCGAAATCCGCGAAACCCAAGAAGACAGCAGTCAAAAAGTGA
- the LOC140717482 gene encoding histone H3, whose amino-acid sequence MARTKQTARKSTGGKAPRKQLATKAARKSAPATGGVKKPHRYRPGTVALREIRRYQKSTELLIRKLPFQRLVREIAQDFKTDLRFQSSAVMALQEASEAYLVGLFEDTNLCAIHAKRVTIMPKDIQLARRIRGERA is encoded by the coding sequence ATGGCCCGCACCAAGCAGACAGCGCGCAAATCGACTGGCGGAAAAGCTCCTCGCAAACAGTTGGCGACCAAAGCGGCGCGGAAGAGCGCTCCTGCCACCGGCGGAGTGAAGAAGCCTCATCGCTACCGGCCCGGCACCGTGGCTCTGAGGGAGATCCGGCGCTACCAGAAATCCACCGAGCTGCTCATCCGCAAACTTCCCTTCCAGCGCCTGGTCCGGGAGATCGCTCAGGACTTCAAAACCGATCTGCGTTTCCAGAGCTCGGCCGTCATGGCCCTGCAGGAGGCAAGTGAGGCTTACCTGGTCGGGCTCTTTGAGGACACTAACCTGTGCGCCATCCACGCCAAGCGAGTCACCATTATGCCCAAGGACATCCAGTTGGCCCGCCGCATCCGCGGGGAGCGCGCCTAA
- the LOC140717754 gene encoding histone H4, whose amino-acid sequence MSGRGKGGKGLGKGGAKRHRKVLRDNIQGITKPAIRRLARRGGVKRISGLIYEETRGVLKVFLENVIRDAVTYTEHAKRKTVTAMDVVYALKRQGRTLYGFGG is encoded by the coding sequence ATGTccggcagagggaaaggaggcaaAGGACTGGGCAAAGGCGGAGCCAAGCGGCACCGTAAAGTGCTCCGTGAtaacatccagggcatcaccaAACCGGCCATCCGCCGTCTGGCTCGCCGTGGCGGCGTCAAGCGGATCTCGGGTTTGATCTACGAGGAGACCCGCGGGGTGCTGAAGGTTTTCCTGGAGAATGTGATCCGGGATGCGGTCACCTACACTGAACACGCCAAGCGCAAGACGGTCACTGCCATGGATGTGGTGTACGCTCTGAAACGCCAGGGCCGCACTCTCTATGGCTTCGGCGGCTGA